The following is a genomic window from Coleofasciculus sp. FACHB-1120.
ACCCGTTGTCCCACCAGTTGCTCCTGCACCTGTGGTACCAGAAGTTGCACCGCCTGCACCCGTAGTACCAGCCGTTCCGCCACCGATGCCTGTGGTACCAGAAGTTGCACCGCCTGCACCCGTAGTACCAGCCGTTCCGCCACCGATGCCCGTGGTACCAGAAGTTGCGCCACCTCCACCGATGCCCGTGGTACCAGAAGTTGTACCGCCTGTGCCCGTAGTCCCGGCAGTTCCGCCACCGATGCCCGTGGTACCAGAAGTTGCACCGCCTGCACCCGTCGTCCCAGCAGTTCCGCCACCGATGCCCGTGGTACCAGAAGTTGCACCGCCTGTGCCCGTAGTACCAGCAGTTCCGCCACCGATGCCCGTGGTACCGGCAGTTCCACCACCCGCACCTGTAGTCCCGGCAGTTGCACCGCCTGCACCCGTCGTCCCAGCAGTTCCGCCACCGATGCCTGTGGTACCACCAGTTGCACCACCCGCACCTATAGTCCCACCAGTTGCACCGCCTACACCCGTAGTACCAGCCGTTCCGCCACCGATGCCCGTGGTACCGGCAGTTGCACCACCCGCACCTATAGCACCGGCAGTTGCACCGCCTGTGCCCGTCGTCCCCCCAGTTGCGCCACCCGCACCTGTAGCACCGGCAGTTGCACCGCCTGCACCCGTCGTCCCCCCAGTTGCGCCACCTGCACCAGTACCAGTACCGGAAGCTGAACCACCCGCACCACCGCCAGTTTGGGCAACAGAAGGCAGAGTTAAGGGTAGAGCCGCTACAGTGAGGGCGAAGGTACTTGCAAAAAGAACTTTGGACAAATTAGAAGGTTTCATCGTAGTGGTTTCTCTTATTCTCTAGAACTCTGCGACTTTTTATTATTCAAAAACGCTCTTGTTCACTTCATGGGCGACTGA
Proteins encoded in this region:
- a CDS encoding WGxxGxxG family protein, giving the protein MKPSNLSKVLFASTFALTVAALPLTLPSVAQTGGGAGGSASGTGTGAGGATGGTTGAGGATAGATGAGGATGGTTGTGGATAGAIGAGGATAGTTGIGGGTAGTTGVGGATGGTIGAGGATGGTTGIGGGTAGTTGAGGATAGTTGAGGGTAGTTGIGGGTAGTTGTGGATSGTTGIGGGTAGTTGAGGATSGTTGIGGGTAGTTGTGGTTSGTTGIGGGGATSGTTGIGGGTAGTTGAGGATSGTTGIGGGTAGTTGAGGATSGTTGAGATGGTTGAGGTTSGTSTAPYGTVTTPGGATSGTTAAPDATTTTPGSTTSDTTTVPGSTTPNGATTDTTSYQGVQSERRDRNSSWGWLGLLGLIGLANLFRKQNHDPARQR